A window from Primulina huaijiensis isolate GDHJ02 chromosome 11, ASM1229523v2, whole genome shotgun sequence encodes these proteins:
- the LOC140988689 gene encoding E3 ubiquitin-protein ligase ATL31-like, translating into MCANFTGFFRLRMGKWVGKRGFAAMDGFFLLSVAVFLVTMVGAQPDNTPTDNSQFGYAKFSPSMAVIIVVLIAVLFFIGFFSIYIRHCSDASGAAGSVRRALSMRNRRAAAARGLDASVLETFPTFSYSEVKDHKIGKGALECAVCLNEFEEKETLRLIPKCDHVFHTECIDAWLESHVTCPVCRANLVTQARDQSAQAADSAIDATPQENENVVRVNSTTSRNEEIVIQVDEDRRQVVVDKDSAVAQQSSSDDPNRPPRSWSVKIFGLNKFRSNSTGHSLVHPGENLERFTLKLPAEVRKQMIHRASMKRIGSFAASTSREEVTSKTPGAGEESSRGGRYYRRLEKLDRGAKSDRWVLFTRALSLKSPKVVAEDGGEGSISSTKGSGRRNPVRMPSFNCLQEPKTGDDTETRPISKNPDSSPV; encoded by the coding sequence atgtgtgctAATTTTACTGGTTTCTTCAGATTAAGAATGGGAAAATGGGTCGGGAAGCGAGGTTTTGCGGCCATGGATGGATTCTTTCTTCTTTCTGTTGCTGTTTTCTTGGTCACCATGGTCGGAGCTCAGCCGGATAATACGCCTACTGACAACAGCCAGTTTGGGTACGCGAAGTTTAGTCCTTCCATGGCGGTGATCATAGTTGTCCTCATAGCGGTGCTTTTCTTCATTGGCTTCTTCTCTATTTACATCCGCCACTGCTCTGATGCCTCCGGAGCTGCTGGCAGCGTCCGACGAGCTCTTTCCATGCGTAATCGCCGTGCTGCGGCGGCGCGTGGGCTTGACGCGTCGGTCTTGGAGACGTTTCCTACTTTCTCGTATTCTGAGGTGAAGGATCACAAGATCGGGAAAGGAGCCTTGGAATGTGCCGTGTGTTTGAATGAGTTTGAAGAGAAGGAAACACTGCGTTTGATACCCAAATGCGACCACGTTTTCCACACAGAGTGCATCGACGCGTGGCTTGAATCCCACGTCACCTGCCCCGTTTGCAGAGCTAATTTGGTCACGCAGGCCAGAGATCAATCGGCTCAGGCAGCAGATTCGGCGATTGATGCTACCCCACAAGAGAACGAAAACGTGGTAAGAGTCAACAGTACTACGTCAAGAAATGAGGAAATCGTCATACAAGTAGATGAAGATCGACGACAAGTAGTAGTCGACAAGGATTCAGCTGTGGCGCAGCAATCGAGCTCCGATGACCCAAACAGGCCTCCGAGATCATGGTCAGTAAAAATCTTTGGTTTAAACAAATTCAGATCAAACTCCACAGGACATTCACTGGTTCATCCTGGGGAGAATCTGGAGAGGTTCACTCTGAAATTACCTGCGGAGGTGAGGAAGCAGATGATTCACCGAGCTTCGATGAAACGAATCGGGAGCTTCGCGGCGAGCACTTCACGTGAAGAGGTGACTTCCAAAACTCCCGGCGCAGGAGAAGAAAGCAGCCGGGGAGGCCGGTACTACCGAAGACTGGAGAAACTGGACAGGGGAGCTAAATCTGACAGGTGGGTACTTTTCACGAGGGCTCTGTCGCTAAAATCACCAAAGGTGGTGGCGGAGGACGGCGGCGAGGGCAGCATTTCCTCCACGAAGGGGAGCGGTCGGCGGAATCCGGTGAGAATGCCGTCTTTCAACTGTTTACAGGAGCCCAAGACCGGGGATGATACTGAGACCCGACCCATTTCTAAGAACCCGGATTCGTCTCCGGTGTAG
- the LOC140988563 gene encoding probable E3 ubiquitin-protein ligase LUL4 yields MGITWSKRHRRHHLQPPLQSSSSPEPPSPTTTTNLSPPPPLPPPRSSSPISSITPTPPPPPTTRPAQSTQSPSYAFAANAPHPTFPPAQEQHPYPPPPPPPLPPFSYNNYSYNFSNYYPRPTGQYSNYRPYYIPQINGWGQSPAHLPRPAPPLHPPAPYVDHQSAKKIKNDVNVHKDTIRLQLDVQNEDCHLVTFTFDALVDGSITIFYFAKEGPNCSFTPVYPEIKPVTIPFQKGLGQNFCQTSGTGVDLGFFDTDDLSKPFPGDDVYPLVILAESCGSILPEDEHSNLELISASRHAQISQAVLEKKNDGNFQVKVMKQILWIDGVRYELREIFGISNSGGTTINDMDLGKECVICMTEVKNTAVLPCRHLCMCSECAKELRLQSDKCPICRQPIEELLEIKVDEEVRA; encoded by the exons ATGGGCATAACCTGGAGTAAAAGACATCGCCGCCACCACCTGCAACCACCCCTTCAGTCCTCCTCTTCACCAGAACCTCCTTcccccaccaccaccaccaacctttcacctccacCACCGCTACCACCACCGCGATCCTCATCACCCATCAGTTCTATCACTCCAACGCCACCACCTCCACCGACAACGCGACCAGCTCAATCCACACAATCACCAAGCTATGCTTTTGCGGCCAACGCGCCCCATCCTACGTTCCCACCAGCACAAGAGCAACATCCATACCCTCCTCCTCCGCCACCTCCTCTCCCCCCATTTAGCTACAACAACTACAGTTACAACTTCTCAAATTACTACCCCAGACCTACTGGTCAGTACTCGAACTACCGCCCCTATTATATACCTCAGATCAACGGGTGGGGCCAATCACCGGCCCATCTTCCGCGGCCGGCGCCACCCCTACATCCTCCCGCTCCTTACGTTGATCATCAAAGTGCCAAAAAGATTAAGAATGATGTGAATGTCCATAAGGACACCATAAGGCTTCAATTGGATGTTCAGAACGAAGATTGCCATTTGGTTACTTTCACATTTGATGCTTTGGTTGATGGAAG TATCACTATCTTCTATTTTGCCAAGGAAGGCCCCAACTGTTCATTCACTCCCGTGTATCCCGAGATCAAGCCTGTTACAATCCCCTTCCAGAAAGGACTGGGCCAAAATTTTTGCCAGACGTCAGGAACGGGCGTGGACCTAGGCTTCTTCGATACCGATGACCTGTCTAAACCTTTTCCAGGGGATGATGTTTATCCACTTGTTATATTAGCAGAGTCATGTGGATCGATCTTGCCTGAGGATGAACATTCAAATCTAGAACTGATAAGTGCATCTCGACATGCACAAATCTCTCAGGCTGTccttgaaaagaagaatgatgGTAATTTCCAAGTGAAAGTCATGAAGCAAATTTTATGGATTGATGGTGTTCGTTACGAGTTGCGTGAGATTTTTGGAATTAGCAATTCAGGTGGAACAACTATCAATGACATGGACTTGGGAAAAGAATGTGTCATTTGCATGACTGAGGTCAAGAACACAGCCGTCTTGCCATGTAGGCATTTG TGTATGTGCAGCGAGTGTGCCAAAGAGTTGAGACTCCAATCAGATAAGTGCCCAATTTGCCGCCAGCCCATTGAAGAACTTTTAGAGATCAAGGTTGATGAAG AAGTCAGGGCTTAA
- the LOC140988817 gene encoding uncharacterized protein, whose amino-acid sequence MNKQDMLRVQTSVLRVNIHCEGCKEKVKKKLQKIQGVYKVNIDAEQGKVFVSGNVDPAVLIEKLEKSGKHAELWGTQNGQNPANFLNNLRFENPTNGGKDNRSQKGGKDQQKSGHQQNPLLQQIQKQNIKGVKDMKFLGKDNNNNKSGKLNFSEDEEDEDDFDDEFDDDSDEEFTTGHQVSNKAANGAGGGGHDGHLKGKTGAKNGKKGGGFDFLKGMLGKTGAKDGSAKNGGKIKAEKGNQDQVGGKKGGKNVGFVIGDGKSGAKNGKNDGKNNDSWSKKGGDKFDGLPKMDNKQLGFKELNATNHKGLNGGNVGMMGNYPMGHFPASAQGLHMGNFPGAAQGRPGDFGPGPGNPYNQQQYMAQMMMMNQQRANGNDMYHPMMFNRPTHPGMNYGPPPPANDKFTHIFSDENTDSCSIM is encoded by the exons ATGAACAAGCAAGATATGTTGAGGGTTCAG ACTTCTGTTCTTAGAGTAAATATACACTGTGAAGGATGTAAGGAAAAGGTCAAGAAGAAGCTGCAGAAGATTCAGG GAGTGTACAAGGTAAATATAGATGCGGAGCAAGGGAAAGTTTTTGTTTCTGGGAATGTTGATCCAGCGGTTCTCATAGAGAAACTTGAAAAATCAGGCAAACATGCTGAGCTCTGGGGAACACAAAATGGACAAAACCCCGCAAATTTTCTCAACAATCTCCGCTTTGAAAACCCGACTAATGGGGGTAAAGATAATAGATCTCAAAAGGGTGGCAAAGATCAACAGAAAAGTGGGCATCAGCAAAATCCTCTGCTGCAGCAGATTCAGAAGCAGAATATTAAAGGGGTGAAGGATATGAAATTTCTGGgtaaagataataataataataaatctggcaagttgaatttttcagaagATGAGGAGGATGAAGATGATTTTGACGATGAATTTGATGATGATTCTGATGAGGAGTTCACTACTGGTCATCAAGTATCCAATAAAGCTGCAAATGGTGCTGGTGGTGGCGGCCATGACGGCCATTTGAAGGGCAAGACTGGAGCAAAAAATGGCAAGAAAGGCGGCGGATTCGACTTTTTGAAGGGTATGTTGGGTAAAACTGGTGCTAAAGACGGCAGTGCGAAGAACGGTGGTAAGATTAAGGCAGAAAAGGGGAATCAAGATCAAGTTGGTGGTAAAAAAGGTGGTAAAAATGTAGGATTTGTGATCGGAGATGGTAAATCTGGTGCAAAAAATGGCAAGAATGATGGGAAAAACAATGATAGCTGGAGCAAGAAAGGGGGAGATAAATTTGACGGGCTTCCGAAAATGGACAATAAACAACTAGGATTCAAGGAGTTAAATGCAACAAACCATAAAGGGTTGAATGGTGGAAATGTAGGTATGATGGGTAACTATCCGATGGGTCATTTTCCAGCCTCTGCGCAGGGGCTGCATATGGGGAATTTCCCCGGCGCTGCGCAAGGGCGACCGGGGGACTTTGGCCCGGGACCTGGGAATCCTTACAACCAACAGCAATACATGGCtcagatgatgatgatgaaccAGCAACGGGCGAATGGGAACGATATGTACCATCCGATGATGTTCAATCGGCCGACACATCCGGGGATGAACTATGGGCCTCCACCTCCGGCCAACGATAAATTCACCCATATTTTCAGTGACGAGAACACTGATAGTTGCAGTATTATGTGA
- the LOC140987192 gene encoding signal peptidase complex subunit 3B-like: MHSFGYRANALLTFAITILALMCAMASVSDNFNSPSPTSEVQVLNINWFQKKPDGDDEVSLTLNITANLQSLFTWNTKQVFVFLAAEYETPKNSLNQVSLWDGIIPSKEHAKFWIHTTNKYRFIDQGRNLRGKEFNLTLHWHVMPKTGKMFVDKIVMSGYRLPEAYR, encoded by the exons ATGCACTCTTTCGGATACAGAGCTAATGCTTTGCTAACCTTCGCCATCACCATTCTCGCTTTGATGTGCGCCATGGCCTCTGTATCTGACAATTTTAATTCACCGTCTCCCACCTCTGAAGTTCAG gTTTTGAATATTAATTGGTTCCAGAAGAAACCCGATGGAGATGATGAG GTCAGCCTGACATTGAATATAACTGCAAACTTGCAGTCATTATTTACATGGAACACGAAGCAG GTCTTTGTATTTTTAGCTGCTGAATATGAAACACCAAAGAATTCGTTGAATCAG GTGTCCTTGTGGGATGGTATCATACCTTCCAAAGAACATGCAAAGTTTTGGATTCACACAACAAACAAATATCGTTTCATTGACCAA GGGAGAAATCTACGTGGTAAAGAGTTCAACTTAACACTGCATTGGCATGTCATGCCAAAGACTGGAAAGATGTTTGTGGACAAAATAGTGATGAGTGGCTACCGCTTACCTGAGGCGTATAGATAA
- the LOC140988818 gene encoding mevalonate kinase-like isoform X1 translates to MEVRARAPGKIILAGEHAVVHGSTAVAAAIDLYTYVSLRFPTPSDNDDAIKLHLKDMDLEFSWAVGRIKEALPEVVSHANSSPSSCSLETVKAITMLVEEQNIPEENSGLTSGISAFIWLYASIHGCKPAKIVVTSELPLGAGLGSSAAFCVAISAALLALSDSVKLDFSHQGWQIFGEKELELLNKWAFEGEKIIHGKPSGIDNTVSTYGNMIKFRSGELTCIKTNMPLKMLITNTKVRRNTKALVAGVSERTIRHSNAMTAVFNAVDSISNELAAIIQTPVSDDLAITEKEEKLGELMEMNQGLLQCMGVSHASIESVLRTTLKYKLSSKLTGAGGGGCVLTLLPALLSGSIVDKVIAELESGGFQCLIAGIGGQGMEISFTGSS, encoded by the exons ATGGAGGTACGAGCAAGAGCCCCCGGAAAAATCATATTGGCCGGCGAACATGCGGTGGTTCACGGATCCACCGCCGTCGCTGCCGCCATTGATCTCTACACTTATGTATCTCTTCGTTTCCCGACACCCTCTG atAATGATGATGCAATTAAACTCCATCTTAAGGATATGGACTTGGAGTTTTCTTGGGCTGTTGGAAGAATTAAAGAAGCTCTGCCTGAAGTAGTTAGTCATGCCAATTCCTCTCCCTCATCATGTTCACTAGAGACCGTAAAAGCAATTACTATGTTAGTTGAAGAACAAAATATTCCAGAAGAAAATTCTGGACTAACTTCGGGCATTTCTGCTTTTATTTGGCTGTACGCTTCAATTCATGG GTGTAAGCCTGCTAAAATTGTCGTCACTTCTGAATTGCCATTGGGCGCTGGCTTGGGTTCATCTGCTGCCTTCTGTGTAGCCATCTCAGCTGCACTACTCGCTCTATCTGATTCTGTAAAATTGGATTTTAGCCATCAAGGTTGGCAAATATTTGGAGAGAAGGAGCTGGAACTGCTAAATAAATGGGCCTTTGAAGGTGAAAAGATCATCCATGGCAAGCCATCTGGGATAGACAACACAGTTAGCACCTATG GCAACATGATCAAATTTAGATCTGGTGAGCTGACATGCATCAAGACTAATATGCCTCTTAAAATGCTCATAACAAATACAAAAGTCAGGAGAAATACAAAAGCTTTGGTAGCTGGTGTCTCGGAAAGGACAATAAGGCATTCTAATGCTATGACTGCTGTATTTAATGCTGTTGATTCCATTAGCAATGAGTTGGCTGCAATCATCCAAACGCCTGTGTCTGATGATCTTGCCATAACTGAGAAAGAGGAAAAACTAGGAGAGTTGATGGAAATGAATCAAGGGCTACTCCAGTGTATGGGGGTCAGCCATGCTTCTATAGAGAGTGTGCTTCGAACGACATTAAAATATAAACTTTCTTCAAAACTAACTGGAGCTGGTGGTGGAGGCTGTGTTTTGACACTACTGCCAGCCT TATTGTCAGGATCAATTGTTGATAAAGTGATTGCAGAGTTAGAATCCGGTGGGTTCCAATGTCTGATTGCAGGAATTGGTGGACAGGGCATGGAAATCAGTTTTACCGGTTCTTCCTGA
- the LOC140988818 gene encoding mevalonate kinase-like isoform X2 — translation MRWFTDPPPSLPPLISTLMYLFVSRHPLIMMMQLNSILRIWTWSFLGLLEELKKLCLKCKPAKIVVTSELPLGAGLGSSAAFCVAISAALLALSDSVKLDFSHQGWQIFGEKELELLNKWAFEGEKIIHGKPSGIDNTVSTYGNMIKFRSGELTCIKTNMPLKMLITNTKVRRNTKALVAGVSERTIRHSNAMTAVFNAVDSISNELAAIIQTPVSDDLAITEKEEKLGELMEMNQGLLQCMGVSHASIESVLRTTLKYKLSSKLTGAGGGGCVLTLLPALLSGSIVDKVIAELESGGFQCLIAGIGGQGMEISFTGSS, via the exons ATGCGGTGGTTCACGGATCCACCGCCGTCGCTGCCGCCATTGATCTCTACACTTATGTATCTCTTCGTTTCCCGACACCCTCTG atAATGATGATGCAATTAAACTCCATCTTAAGGATATGGACTTGGAGTTTTCTTGGGCTGTTGGAAGAATTAAAGAAGCTCTGCCTGAA GTGTAAGCCTGCTAAAATTGTCGTCACTTCTGAATTGCCATTGGGCGCTGGCTTGGGTTCATCTGCTGCCTTCTGTGTAGCCATCTCAGCTGCACTACTCGCTCTATCTGATTCTGTAAAATTGGATTTTAGCCATCAAGGTTGGCAAATATTTGGAGAGAAGGAGCTGGAACTGCTAAATAAATGGGCCTTTGAAGGTGAAAAGATCATCCATGGCAAGCCATCTGGGATAGACAACACAGTTAGCACCTATG GCAACATGATCAAATTTAGATCTGGTGAGCTGACATGCATCAAGACTAATATGCCTCTTAAAATGCTCATAACAAATACAAAAGTCAGGAGAAATACAAAAGCTTTGGTAGCTGGTGTCTCGGAAAGGACAATAAGGCATTCTAATGCTATGACTGCTGTATTTAATGCTGTTGATTCCATTAGCAATGAGTTGGCTGCAATCATCCAAACGCCTGTGTCTGATGATCTTGCCATAACTGAGAAAGAGGAAAAACTAGGAGAGTTGATGGAAATGAATCAAGGGCTACTCCAGTGTATGGGGGTCAGCCATGCTTCTATAGAGAGTGTGCTTCGAACGACATTAAAATATAAACTTTCTTCAAAACTAACTGGAGCTGGTGGTGGAGGCTGTGTTTTGACACTACTGCCAGCCT TATTGTCAGGATCAATTGTTGATAAAGTGATTGCAGAGTTAGAATCCGGTGGGTTCCAATGTCTGATTGCAGGAATTGGTGGACAGGGCATGGAAATCAGTTTTACCGGTTCTTCCTGA
- the LOC140988045 gene encoding NADPH-dependent aldehyde reductase 1, chloroplastic-like, whose amino-acid sequence MSRFIPSSKVLATKAFLNPVSFPCYFPRLPAKATHPSIQRRSCVRSMASSTGIGQPPQSQSTQPGKQFLMDPIPKSISDDYKPSDKLLGKIAVVTGGDSGIGRAVSHLFALEGATIAFTYVKGQEDKDAEDTLHILKEAKHPHAKDPIAIPTDLGYDENCKKVVEEIVDKFGQIDILVNNASEQHKANSVEDIDEERIIRVFRTDIFSYFFMTRHSLKHMKKGSAIINTLSLTAYIGTPKLLDYTAAKGATIAFTRGLAMQLMDKGIRVNGVSPGPTWTPVNAASLSEEENAELGKSEVPMKRAAQPYELAPSYLFLAANVYSSYISGQVIHPNGGTIVNS is encoded by the exons ATGTCTCGTTTCATTCCAAGTTCCAAAGTTTTGGCAACTAAAGCTTTCTTAAATCCCGTTTCTTTCCCTTGttatttcccacgtttgccagcTAAAGCAACTCATCCTTCGATTCAACGTCGTTCTTGTGTGAGATCAATGGCGTCGTCGACTGGGATTGGGCAGCCGCCGCAGTCACAAAGCACTCAGCCCGGAAAACAGTTTTTGATGGACCCAATTCCCAAGTCCATTTCCGATGATTATAAGCCATCCGACAAGCTTCTC GGTAAAATTGCGGTGGTGACTGGAGGTGATTCGGGCATCGGGCGAGCTGTGAGCCACCTGTTTGCCTTAGAAGGCGCCACCATTGCATTCACGTACGTGAAAGGTCAAGAAGACAAAGACGCGGAAGACACACTTCACATATTGAAAGAAGCCAAGCACCCCCATGCCAAAGACCCCATTGCTATACCCACGGATTTGGGTTACGACGAAAACTGCAAAAAAGTGGTGGAGGAAATTGTGGACAAATTCGGGCAAATCGATATACTTGTGAACAATGCCTCAGAGCAGCACAAAGCCAATTCTGTTGAAGATATTGATGAAGAAAGGATTATAAGAGTGTTCAGGACTGATATCTTCTCCTACTTCTTCATGACAAG GCATAGTTTGAAGCATATGAAGAAAGGAAGTGCCATTATCAACACCTTATCATTAACAGCCTACATAGGCACGCCAAAATTATTGGATTATACAGCCGCAAAAGGGGCAACCATAGCATTCACTCGAGGCCTCGCGATGCAGTTAATGGATAAAGGGATCCGGGTGAACGGTGTGTCGCCAGGGCCTACATGGACACCTGTGAATGCAGCCTCTCTAAGTGAGGAGGAAAATGCCGAACTGGGAAAGTCTGAAGTGCCCATGAAGAGGGCGGCGCAGCCTTATGAGCTTGCCCCTTCGTATTTGTTCCTGGCCGCGAATGTCTACTCTTCCTACATAAGCGGACAGGTCATACACCCTAATGGGGGCACAATTGTTAATAGTTGA